The following is a genomic window from Campylobacter lari subsp. lari.
AATTCAAGCCTCACAAAAGGACTTACGATAGGATCTATTCCTTTATCTAAAACTACTTTTAAATTATTTACATAACCTTTGGCACTGATATCATTTAAGTAATATCTATGTTTTCCAAAGTCTGCAAAACCGGTTAATTTTTCTATAAAATAAAAATCAGCCTTTACCTTGCCACCCACCCAAAGAGGAAGATCAGAAGGCAAGTGCACTCCATTTTCTACTAAAACATCAAAGATTTTTGAAATATTATTTGAGCTTATATTTTCTAATTCATAAGCAATCTCTTCTCTTTTAAGTGAGAATTTGATATCACTTTTTAAAAAATTACTATCAATTTCTCCTTTAAAAGTATAAAATTTTGTCTTAGGATTAATAAGCAAAGATCCGACTATACTAAGATTATGATCTTTTAAAATAAAATTATCAATATTAGCTTGTATATTTTTATCACTAATTTTTAAATTTACTTTCACTAAAAGATTTTTACTATTCACAAAAAATAAATTATTTTTATAAATTAACTCCACGGGATAGTTATTGACAAACATTTCATCAATATTGATTTCTTGAAAAAACCAATAAATATATTTTACATCTTTAATAAGCTGCACAGCTTTACTTGCACTAGTTTCATTTTGAGTACTTTGACTTTGAGAATTTACTATAACTTTTTTAGCATTTAAAATGAGTTTTTTATCTAATTTAATATATAATTTCTCTAAATTAATAGAAGAAAATTCTAATTTTTCTATGTAAATTCCATTTTTGAGGTAAATAAACAAAGCAATGAAAAGTATCATAGGTAATGCTAAAAATTTAAGAATTTTTTTAATATGTTGTGATTTAATTTTAATTTTTCTTTTATCCATTTTTTATTATCTACTTTTACCTATAAAAACAAACTCTGTAGTTTTTATACCACAAGGTTCTGTTAGCAAGATTATAACGCAATTAGATAAAAATAACTATAAAATGAGCAGTATTGATAAATATACTTTATATTTCTTAGGTCATCCACAATCTGGCTGGATAAATATAGGTACAAAAGAATTAAATAGAGCTGAATTTTTACATAAACTTACCGTTGCTAAAGCAGCACTTGAAACTATTACTTTAATTCCCGGAGAAACGACTGAAATTTTCTTTGAAGAATTAGCGCCAAAGTTAAATTTAAATACCAAAACCTTAATGCAAGAATTTTACAAACAAAGCCCTTTTAAAGAAGGTATGCTTTTTCCTGAAACTTATAAAATTCCAAAAGGTATCACAGAAGAACTTTTAGTGAAATATCTTTTGGCTTATTCTGCAAGTGAATTTAAAAAACTTTCTTATAAAATTTTTAGAGAATATAATGAAAAAAAATGGCATGAGTATATCATCATAGCTTCCATTATACAAAAAGAAGCAGCAAGTAATGAAGAAATGCCTATAGTTTCATCTGTAATTAGAAATCGCTTAAGAAAAGGCATGAAGCTTCAAATGGATGGGACGCTAAATTATGGAAAATACTCTCATGAAAAAATCACTCCACAAAGAATAAGATCAGATAATAGTTCTTATAATACTTATAAATTTAGTGGAATTCCAAAAGAAGCTGTCTGTAATGTTTCATTTGAAGCTATCAAGGCAGCTATTTTTCCTGCAAAGACAGATTATTTATACTTTGTAAGAGATAAAAAAACTAATAAGCATATTTTTACCTCTACTTTAAAAGATCACAACAAGGCAATAAGAAATTAATTATAAAATTTCTCTTTGGCCTTTTGCATCAGGTTCGCTTAAAACTCCCATTTGCGTGAGCTGCTCTACTATATTTGCAGCGCGGTTATAGCCTATTTTTAAGCGTCTTTGTATATAAGAAATACTTGTTTTTCTATCCTCTAAAACTATAGCTTTAGCCTCTTCATATAACTCATCTAAATCACCATCGCTAAAGTCATTTCTTCTTGCATTAAAATCAGAATTTTCATCCTTTAAAAAACTCTCATCATATTCTACAACTTGTTGTTCTTTTAAAAACTCAACTATATTTTCTATTTCATTTTCACTTGCAAATGGGGCATGCAAACGCACTAAAGAACTCATACCAGGGGGAGTAAATAAACAATCTCCTCTTCCTAACAAACTCTCAGCCCCCATAGCATCTAAAATTACCTTAGAGTCTATTTTTTGTCCTACTTTATAAGAAATTCTACTTGGTAAATTTGCCTTTACAACTCCCGTTACAACATCAACCGAAGGTCTTTGGGTGGCAACTATAAGGTGTATTCCACTTGCTCTTGCCATTTGAGCTAAGCGACCTATGTAAAATTCCACATCTTTTCCCGCTGTCATCATTAAATCCGCAAGTTCATCGATAATCACAACTATAAAAGGTAAGATTTCTCCGCCTTGATCTTTGATTTTTTCATTGTAATTTTCTATATTTTTAGTCTTTGCTTCAGCCATTAAGCGGTATCTTCGCTCCATTTCAGCAACCATATTTGATAAAGCATTAACAGCCTTTTTAGGATCAGTAATCACCGGAGTTAATAAATGAGGTATGTCATTATAAATACTAAATTCAAGCATTTTTGGATCTATCATCATAAGTCTTAGTGTTTTTGGCGAATTTCTATAAAGCAAAGATAAAAGCATGGAATTTATCCCCACACTTTTACCGCTTCCTGTAGTTCCTGCTATTAAAAGATGAGGAAGTTTTTTAAGATCTGTTATGAAAGGATCCCCTACTATATCTTTACCTAAAGCTATAGTTAAAGGTGAACTTGAGTTTTTAAATACATCACTTTCTAAAATTTCTCTTAAATATATAGTATCAATTTTTTCATTTGGTACTTCAATACCTACTACATCTTTGCCTGGTATTGGAGCTTGAATTCTTATAGTTTGAGCTTTTAATGCCATAGCTAAATCATCTTGTAAAGATAAAATCTTACTCACTTTCACATCTGCAGCTGGACGAAATTCAAATGTAGTCACTACAGGACCTGTGTAAGTTCTAACTACATCTCCACCTATTTTAAAGCGTCTTAATTTTTCCAATAAATCATATATTTTTCTATCGATTTCTTCTTCATTGATCTCATTTTTTCCCTCTTTTGGCATAGATAAAAAATCTAGTGGTGGCAAGATAAAATCTTTTGGTTTTTCAAAATTTCCAAAGTCAAGATCTTTCAATAAAGCTTTATTTTCACTAACTTCACTAGTGATAGAATGATGAGTTTTATTTTCTAATTCTTCATTTTTAATCTCTTTTATTTCAAAGGCATTGTTTTCTTCTTTAACTTCATTTTGAATTTCCTCTACTATAAAAGGATTTTGA
Proteins encoded in this region:
- the mltG gene encoding endolytic transglycosylase MltG, with protein sequence MKSIIGNAKNLRIFLICCDLILIFLLSIFYYLLLPIKTNSVVFIPQGSVSKIITQLDKNNYKMSSIDKYTLYFLGHPQSGWINIGTKELNRAEFLHKLTVAKAALETITLIPGETTEIFFEELAPKLNLNTKTLMQEFYKQSPFKEGMLFPETYKIPKGITEELLVKYLLAYSASEFKKLSYKIFREYNEKKWHEYIIIASIIQKEAASNEEMPIVSSVIRNRLRKGMKLQMDGTLNYGKYSHEKITPQRIRSDNSSYNTYKFSGIPKEAVCNVSFEAIKAAIFPAKTDYLYFVRDKKTNKHIFTSTLKDHNKAIRN
- a CDS encoding DNA translocase FtsK, whose product is MGYSLAKLSYFLFGSLTKFYPFVFFWFNYLLYKNDYNLELIERRFSVAIFTCILTSLIFASAFLQDKGYIASAMFVILDGLFGKIGSLILIILLLAFAFSISFPKFIKEVFKVELDFDFYLKLETLIKNKIFGFFGGDKYENETKEEQEKLKQELLIKEKKEEPIKNEELPKQETQENKKFNLEDLKNQELEEVIISEEDKKLSSSYIHELSEPIASFAQKASQINIKEDEMTPEEYLSKYKNNSEDIYTQTLKSKNLDEPSYKRRNMDLNENKEEIIEENSLFAKELKEREQMLQKAKLLEEYKALQKEKILEELNEDFKKIEELNAIEAQKEAEFKKIQNKTSFLGVKDFKDEDFIPQNEVKELDFSEDDFTKPLSIEELRSKKELQNPFIVEEIQNEVKEENNAFEIKEIKNEELENKTHHSITSEVSENKALLKDLDFGNFEKPKDFILPPLDFLSMPKEGKNEINEEEIDRKIYDLLEKLRRFKIGGDVVRTYTGPVVTTFEFRPAADVKVSKILSLQDDLAMALKAQTIRIQAPIPGKDVVGIEVPNEKIDTIYLREILESDVFKNSSSPLTIALGKDIVGDPFITDLKKLPHLLIAGTTGSGKSVGINSMLLSLLYRNSPKTLRLMMIDPKMLEFSIYNDIPHLLTPVITDPKKAVNALSNMVAEMERRYRLMAEAKTKNIENYNEKIKDQGGEILPFIVVIIDELADLMMTAGKDVEFYIGRLAQMARASGIHLIVATQRPSVDVVTGVVKANLPSRISYKVGQKIDSKVILDAMGAESLLGRGDCLFTPPGMSSLVRLHAPFASENEIENIVEFLKEQQVVEYDESFLKDENSDFNARRNDFSDGDLDELYEEAKAIVLEDRKTSISYIQRRLKIGYNRAANIVEQLTQMGVLSEPDAKGQREIL